The sequence below is a genomic window from Helicobacter ganmani.
ACAAAATCAGTGATTTTCCCGTCTCTCTTAAAAACTACCAGCAGATTTTAAGTTTGCCTATTTATAGCGCAATGCAAAAAGAAGACATAGACTATGTTTGCAAGCAAGTTTTGCGCCTTGCAAGCGAGCGTGTTTAATGCGTAAAATTGAAAAATATTTTTTTGCACCTAGCCCATTGCAAAAACTCCTTGCCTTTTGCCTTTTGCCTTTTAGCCTCATTTACTGCATTATTGCCACTCTCAAGCGAAAATTCGCACGCTTTTATGATTTTGGGATTCCAATTATTAGTGTGGGGAATCTTGTTTTAGGCGGTAGTGGTAAATCGCCTTTTATTATAGAAATTGCGAAAAATTATCCAAATTCTTGCGTGATTTTGCGTGGATTTGGGCGCAAAAGCAAAGGCTTAAAAGTTGTCAGTATTCAAGGCAATCTACAAACAAATGTGCAAATTGCCGGTGATGAGGCGATTATGCTCGCCAAAAACCTGCCTTATTGTAGTGTAATTGTCAGCGAAAATCGCAAAAATGCGATTCTAAAAGCCAAAGAATTAGGAGCCAAGATTGTCTTTTTAGACGATGGATTCCGCTTTAATTTCAAAAAATTAAACATCATCTTAAAACCTAAGCTAGAACCTTACTTTGACTTTTGTATCCCAAGCGGCGGGTATCGCGAACACAAAAGATCCTATCAAAAAGCTGATATTCTAGCACAAGAGGGCAGAGATTATGAGCGCAAAGTCCAACTCCTCTACCCCACCAAAAGAATGCTACTTCTTACGGCGATTGCAAATCCCTCACGATTGGATTCTTACTTGCCTGATGTAGTAGGAAAAATCATCTTGAAAGACCATTCTTTTTTTGATAAAACCAAAATACTAGAAGAATATGCGCGTCTTAGTGCCACTTCTCTCCTTGTTACGCAAAAAGATGCAACAAAACTTGAGGAATTTGGCTTGCCACTTTCTCTTTTGCATTTAGAAATGCACATTAATCCCGTAATCCAACAAAGCATTCAAGAATATATTGCAAAAGAATCGTAATTACCATTGCGAAAATGCGTAACTTCAAATCTTTTTTTCAAGTTTGAATCCTCATAGAAATTGCTTCGCTATGCTTAAATGAGACTCTTAAGATGAATGCTTGAATAAGCTTAGAAATTCGCGCTTGTAGCGTCTAATCTCTCTTACATTAAGAGAAAAATAGATTCCACAAGCCAAAAGCAAACAACAAGCAATAATCAACGCTAAAGGA
It includes:
- a CDS encoding tetraacyldisaccharide 4'-kinase, translating into MRKIEKYFFAPSPLQKLLAFCLLPFSLIYCIIATLKRKFARFYDFGIPIISVGNLVLGGSGKSPFIIEIAKNYPNSCVILRGFGRKSKGLKVVSIQGNLQTNVQIAGDEAIMLAKNLPYCSVIVSENRKNAILKAKELGAKIVFLDDGFRFNFKKLNIILKPKLEPYFDFCIPSGGYREHKRSYQKADILAQEGRDYERKVQLLYPTKRMLLLTAIANPSRLDSYLPDVVGKIILKDHSFFDKTKILEEYARLSATSLLVTQKDATKLEEFGLPLSLLHLEMHINPVIQQSIQEYIAKES